In Mangifera indica cultivar Alphonso chromosome 7, CATAS_Mindica_2.1, whole genome shotgun sequence, the genomic window TTAAATAACTTAGGTAATGGAGCTCAAATAAATGATAAGCTGAGCTTCTCTTTTATGCCTTGTAATTGTTAAGTACTTCTATTGTGAACTGTCATATTAATAAGAAACCAAACAGGTTGTATATATGTCCCTATACATTAAACTGATACCAAACAGGTTGTGTTATAAATTTGGAAAAGATTCGTTGCATGCTCATAGTCGTGGTGGCTGGATTTTCCTTGAAAAATTATTTGGCATCATGACTTACTTTCtgctttttaattatttatattataatccTGTATGTTTCACTTTCCAAGTATCTGGTAGAAATGGAAAACAGTTTGATGATGCTGCTAGTTGAACTGTTGAATAGCTGATGAAATTCAATGGCCTATATTCCTAATATACCTACAGCATTTAACGGTCTTTGAATTATGTTAGGTAGGGCTATTTTTGATTTCCCTGTGGACCCTTCTTCTCTTAGGCACCTTCTTTCCTCTGCTAATTTAATTTCtctgttttatataaaaatgaagaaagaaaaaggaaaatggaatTTATCTACTGAGCAAATGCAAGCTGTGTTCTGTTATGATTTCTGTGATTCCGATTGTTATTTTATGGGACACAGTACCTGAAGCAATTGGATGATCTTCAAGGGCAGCTTGCAAGCACACAAGCAACTGCAGATGCAAGTGCTGCATCAGCTCAGGCAGCTCAGCTTCAATGTTCAGCATTGGTTAAAGAATTAGATGAGAAGAAAAATTCCTTAAAGGAACATGAGGATCGAGTAACTAGGCTAGGAGAACAATTAGATAAATTGCAAAAGGATCTTCACGTGAGGGAATCTTCACAAAAGCAACTGAAAGAAGAGGTTTTGAGAATTGAGCATGATATTATGCAAGCTGTTGCCAAGGCCGGTGCAAACAAGGATTGTGAATTAAGGAAGTTGTTAGACGAGGTTTCTCCAAAGAATGTTGAAAAGATCAATAAACTTCTTATTGTTAAGGATGAAGAAATAGCCAAACTGAGAGATGAAATAAGGATTATGTCTGCCCATTGGAAGCTCAAAACTAAAGAATTGGAATCACAGGTGTGATTATAGGTTCCACTCTTTTCATGGGTTTTGTCCTACCAAAATTACATGTCATCTCTAGATGACCTGTGGTTACTGTTTATTTATGATCTTCAACCTATTTTCTGAAACAGTTGGAGAAGCAGCGGCGAGCTGATCAGGAACTGAAAAAGAGGGTGTTGAAGTTGGAGTTTTGCCTCCAGGAAGCTCGTGCTCAGACACGAAAGCTTCAAAGGGTATGCTaatcttttaatcttttatatatgaagCAGGATGGTGCCATATACAGTTTTAATCTTATATTCTCCCAGCAGCATTTCAGATATAATATCGATCACATGTTTATCTTACACACATTTCATTCCTTGCAACAGGCAGGAGAGCGAAGGGATAAAGCATTGAAAGAACTAAGAGAACAGTTAGCAGCAAAGCAACAAGGTGCACCAGTGGATTTGGAGAAACAGAATTTCTGGGAAACCTCAGGTTTTAAGATGGTAGTATCCATGTCAATGTTGATCTTGGTTGTCTTCTCAAAGCGATGAAACATTAAGTAACATAGTTATCCTTGTGTATAAGGCATGATGAAGCACCTGAAGTCCACTTTGTGAAAGAGTGTAGGAAAAAAGCTGTAGAGCCATTTTGGTTGTAGAGGATCTGTTTCTTGCATAGTGTCAGTGAAGaacattctttttctttttttctcacaaCTGGAAATATTTGCATCACTTAGTCTTGTAAGTTGAACATCTTTACAACCACAGTAAAGGGCTGAACGAATGTAATGGCAGAATTTAGTAGAAAGTTAAGGATGAAATAGACGTGTATCATGTCCTTTATACGTTCCTCGGATTAATTTGTCTAATGTGATCATCTACACTTTAGCATGGTGGTAAGGTGCAGTACAGAGAAAATAAACGTATACGCaatgaaaattgttttaatagACGTATCGACTTTTTCTTGTTCATTCATGGGTTGTATGTATAACCAACAAACTGCCTCTCTCTCTCGTCCTCTATATTCTTCTTGTTCTGCAAGTATCTAGGAATTTCTGCTTAAAGAAATTCAGTCTTCCAAAAAGTTAGAATAATGTTCAAAGACATCAATAAACTCACATATGTTGTATTaagatgagatttttaaattatttggtgTAGAGGTAGTGAGATTGATAGTTagaataatgattttacctatTTGATTTGGGTGGTACAATCTCAgaagaaatgatgattttatcgaaagaaaaaaaaaaaaacctataaataGTGAACTGTTACGGAGCTGGTGGCTTTCAAccataaaaatacatttaatgaCAATGAGAATGCATTTAAAGATTGGAGGGCGGAGGGCGGAGGGCGGAGGGCGGAGGGTGCATGAGTaggaaaatttcatttatcatGTCTTGCCTACTTCATCTCTCATATGCGAAAAATATCACCATAAATACCCCctcatttattatatataagcaCAATaatctcttctttgtttttataaGAATAAACACACGCAGCCTTTACTCCGTTTCTGAAGTTGACTCTCcttattttcatcttcttgtttcaatttttattataatttataatacgATATCAGCATCATTTGTTCAGATTTATCTTAATactaattatcttttaattatgatattattctatttatctcaattataatattatcttatttacaaaatacaaatcaggattatttcaattattattattattttgtttaatatttttatcatatttattttcctatttgGGAATAGCAaactataattatatcaatttttataattgttttatatttgtatatacaaatcATAATTGTATCTTATTTACAATccaaagtttgtaaaatcataaatttgaactcaaacttctGAATATCATtcgaatatttatttatattataataattgtatccgatttataacttgaagtttgtaaaattgtgagaatatatatttatatacatatgggctctaaatttcatcaaaatatttatttattttatattaactatatattaGTTGCAACTTGATGTTtgcataaattgtgaaaaatatgaacttgaagtccgaaatataatcataattaaaatttaaaatactataatattctaaatattaattacaaaattataagttttgtaaatatgaaataatatctgAATctgaagttttaaatattaatctcAATATGTTCTCcataaaaccaaaagttttgtgaatatggGCAATATTTGAACCTAGAGTTTCTAAAATTGAATGgatataattgattaaataaaatgctATAGAAAGACAAATccaaaaccattattttaccAACATCACATCCTTGAAAGGTTGCAAACCGAATATGTTGATATAATGATGATCCACTAGATTTGTGaagaaattttaaagataagtttaaacatcagattcaataatactccaAATTGCTCTACAATTTAGCACAACTTtatgatattcaaaatttttccttGATTAAAGtaatgtgaaaaagaaaatattttctaccTTTCATCTTGATAGTATGCTCCTGTAATAGCAGtattgagaaaataaattttgaattaatattatgtttactGTTGATGAAAAGCCATCAAATTCGCCTCATTGGCATTACAttgttccctgaagtgaacgcgaCTATCAACATAAGTGAGAGTAAGGtcattaatgaaataattttcgatTCGAAGAttgttataatagaaaatctcagttATTCCACTAAAAGTGGACTAAGACTgaagtgaaataaaaaataatgcaaagtaaaccacaaaacaatatatGTGGTTGTCAGTATCATTGGTTGTGTAACTATTGTATGCAAAAACATTGGGTGACTCTATATTAAACATCCATacaaatagaattaattttgttgatgatttaaatcttattaatctaataaatcttgatgtttcaagACTTCgttcaagaagaaaaatatagggCATTTGACTAGTGATGTGAatgcccaagatttttataattaaaacccatcatatataattattttggagttatgaatattattttgtgttttattatcatgttttcCACATTTTCACTATTTTGTACACGTTATGATTAGTGCAATTTTTAAACGAAAAgatataaactctaaaattgaagcattaacTTCAAAAATTAATGATGAATACATGCTTTTGATGGATAATGTAATAACATACATAATTCTTAAAGaagagaaatttttcttaatttagcACCGATTGAAGTTAAAGTAAACATGACTTCAGGATCAATAAATCTTATTGAAGACTTCGAAAGAGTCACAATTTGGTTAAAAACtagaatcaaattaaacattaatgatatattatatttaagtagatctagaagaaatctacttagttttaaaaatataaaaatgatgcaaaattctTCTGTATGACTGGTAATACCTCCAAAAGAAGGCttgtactagaaaaattgtttgttttatcatttagattgtattatacaattataaaagcAATTGAAACCTATGCAGTATTGAACCTAAAGTtctttgatccaaaagtgcTTATATTTTGGCATGACTGTTTACGTCAttcaggatctacaatgatacGTACAATTGTTAAAAATTCACATAGAGATGCACTAAAGAATCAGaagatttttttctctaatgaaaaattttgcatcACCTGTTCACAAGAAAAATTAGTAATTAGACTATCTTCCTCCAAAGTTGAAGTTAAATCCTCATTATTCTTACAAAAGATTCAAAGAGACATATATGGACCAAGTCATCCATCTAGTAGGCCATTTCATTATTTCATGGTCTTAACTAATACATCTGCACGATGATCGTATGTTTGTTATTGTCAACTCAAAATGTTATCTTTACTAAACTgataacacaaattatcaagtTGAAGACACATTTATCAGATTATCCGATTAAGTCAATATAACTAGATAATGTtagtgaatttacatctaagatatttaatgattattacatatttacaaggattgatgttgaacatcTAGTTTTGTATGTCCATACTCAAAATATATGAGTTGAGTCTCTTATTAAATGGCTTCATataattgcacgtactttatttttaagaacTCAATTATCAACTTTTATATGGAGACATGCTATATTATATGTTGTAATATTAATTTGCTtgtgaccttcttcttatcattaatatttttctctacaATTGGTTCTTAGTCACCAACCTGATATAACtcatttaaagatattttgttGTATTATATATGTTCTTATTGCCTCTCTTTAATGCACAAAAATAGGACCTCAACgtcatttgataatttatattggatataatttacTATTCATTATTAGGTATCTGGAACAATTAATAAGTGATccttttactgcacgatttacagattgttactttgatgagacaatatttttatctttaggggaaaagaaaaggtCTCATAAAGTTAGATATGAACTTACTTCATATGTACCTATCATGTCTCATCTGATTTTTGTACATTCTAAAGTGAAACTAAAGTATAGAAGATAATGTGTTTACCaattattatcaatcaaatgCCCGATGCATTTGTGAATATGACAAAAGTAACAAGCTCATATGTATTAGCTGCCAACGCACTAGCAAACATCAATGTGACTGTCGAATAGTCTATTCAAGCAGTGACTGATCAATCTATTATATGCCAAAAACATGGTAGACTTGTTCGATCGAAAGATACTATTcctcaaaaaggaaaaataaagaattaaatagatattaattatgatgatgctaaaatgattgaaaaattcatactctttaatatttttccaaaagaGGTTATGGTCTCTAAAGAGATTTAAGCCCCtgaagaacaaaaaaatgaaaatgctaaaatatctataaattatgCGTATACACGAGAGATGTGGAATTGTGAAACGGTTATCATTGATGATGCATTCTCATTTGCAATaactattgaaattatgaatgatgattttgaaacaTGTACTGTGGACCAgtacaaacaaagacatgattgatctaaatgagaaaaaataattcgAACAGAATTAGCCTCACTTACAAAACGTGAAGTGTTTGGGCCCGTAGTCCTAACACCTAAAAGCGTATAACTTGTtgatataaataagtatttgtgaaaaaaagaaatgagaaaaatgagattgttagatataaagcaagacttGTGGCTTAAGGTTTTTCTTAAACGCCAAgtataaactttgatgaaacatatgtacatgtgatggatataatcacattcagatatttgatCAGCTTAACAGTCTTTGAAGGACTAGATATACGTTTAATGAGTGTAGTTACTAtttatttgtatcaaaatttagatactaaaatttttatgaaacttcatgaaagatttaaattacCTGAAGTAAAAAGAGTCAATTTAAGAGgtatgtactcaattaaattacaacaatCATTATACgaactaaaataatatgaaagaaaacagtacaatcatctcaatgaatatttgaaagaaaaaggaCTATATAAATAACCTTATACACCTATGTATCTTCAACAAAAGGTTAAAATCAAGATTTGTCATTGTAACAATTCAaattgatgacatgaatttaattaggactcctaaaaagtttttaaaaattattgaatatctgaaaaaagaatttgagataaaGGATATGGAGAAAGCAAAATATTTTCTCGGCTTGTAGATTgaacacaattcaaatagaatacttatccatcaatcaatgTATGttgaaaaattgtaaaacattttaatatgaataagatttatcctttgagcaccataatgattattcaatttttgatttgaaaaatgactcatttcatcctaaagaagaagatgaaaagatactcagTCTTGAAGTACTATATCTAAATGTCATTGAAGCGTTACTATATTTAGCCTATTACACTAGACTGGATATATCATTCGCAATGAATTTATTAGCGCGATTTAGCTCTGCATCAATCTGTCCccattgaaaaaaaatcaagcaTATATTTCGTTATTTATGTAAAACTAAAGATCcgagattattctattttgtcaaatccTTTAAAAGTCCTGTTTGAGTCAATATGCAAATGTTAGTTATCTTTATGACTCTTATAAGACTCGTTCATAGACgagatatatttttacttataatgacacaacaatatcatgacgTTACACTAAACAGACTTTGGTTATAACATCTTTAAATCATTTAGAGATTCTAGCTCTTCATGAAGCTAGCtgagaatgcatatggttatgGTCTGTCATTCATCATATCTGAAATATATGTAGTCTTCCTTCCATAATAGACAtttctttcatattatatgaagataatgcaATATATATTGTCCAAATTATAGGTAGATACATTAAAGCAAACAGAACCAAATATATCTTACTGAAGTTCTTTTTTACTCATGAACTCTAATAGAGTCAAAAAATTaatgtcaaacaaatacaatCTAGTAAGAATTTTACAGATGTATTCACTAAGATATTACGAcatcaacatttaaaaaattagtgtatAATATTGGTATGTGATGACTCAATAAACAACCAAATCAATTCCATTACAGAaagggggagcattcatcaagACGAGCAAATTCTTGAAATATGAgcataattagataaaatatgtattgtattttttttttattaggttttgtcttactgaatttttttagtaaggtttttaataaaatagtttaagtacgttcaatctcattttatttttttttatcttactaagattttttttagtaaaatttatataattatttataaaaggtGAAAATACGAAGGGCAAGTGTTATGGACTCGATGGCTTTCCACCataaaaaaatgcatttaaTGATAATGAGAATACATTTAATGGCAATAGGAATGCATTTAAAGATTGGAGGGCGCGTGGAGTAGAAAAAATTGTGGGCATTAAATGCTTAGGCAAcaatttgagatgaaaaatttattGTCCTGCCTAACTCATCTCTTGtaaatagtgaaaattttgaCTACAAACACCCCCTCATTTAGTTTGTATTGGACACAATaatctcttctttgtttttttttagaataaacaCATACACATCCTTTACTCTCTTTTTCAAGATTAACTCACCTTTCTTTCATCTTcctatttcaatttttattataatttataacacAAACTATAAATATGAGTATATGACCAATGTGAGTAAGTTGATAGGTTtgtaattgttaaatattgacgataaaattataattttataattaccaTTTTTGCTCAACTAAAAAAATGACGTAATCAATTAgttatacatttattatatagaATTTTTTCCAAAGATAAACCGTCAAAGAAGGGTATCAATGTTAGTTACACATCTCGTAAATTAAATTTCTTGGTATACTAAcgtattttattcaaataataaaattatgtacacaattttatgtacaaataataatatatcattatataattaggtatcgttttatttttaatttttaattatctaatcaaatgataacacattattgtttgtatataaaattgtacacataatattactcttatttaaattataaaaatgtgaCCTACTATGTCTtatattttgagaaattatatttaatgacacGATTAAGATCTACTTTTCTTTTAAAGGCATGACACTTTTTGAATTGTTAATTATTCCCATGGTAAAAACAAATAGTTATTTTCACTCATCTCTATATtcggaaacttaaatgagtgaAAGAAATGTGACGGACGAACTGTGGAGggttctatttcttttttcttgccCAACCATCTCGCCACCAATCTCATCATCTCTAGTTTGATGTATCTTTGTAGACGATTCAACtgcaaagaaattaaaatataattgttgTACGATATTGTCTTCACAATAAATAGCCCATTGAACTTATAGCTTTGACATGATTCAATAACAACATTGTCTTCTTTCCAATGTCATTTTCTTCTTAGCAAGGAAAGGGGTGTAGTAGGATTTCAAGTTTCGTCAAACAAATGTAAACTGAAACATGGTTTCACAAACGAATGCTTCCTCCCCTTTCCTCGCTctctatttttcttattcttcattttcctttagaagttttatatatatatatagaaaattggGCACTCCATCTATATTTATTAGACAGGTAAATCTAAGACACAGTGACTagacttataataaatatactaaataagttaagattttaCAAGTGTGATAGAAAATCGAATTTAGAACTTTACcttaaaagttctaatatttcactaattttaCTTACCTTTGAAGTCTTTCtctataaattcaagttaaaaacaaaatgattcCATTGTCAACCATAACTCTATGCATTATTTTCACTAAACACAATATCTTTGTTGCACCACAAGATTTTGTTGGTAATGGGATCTCTCATGTGATCTTTGAATAATAACCATGTTGTATCCCAAGCCATTATTGATATCAACATGTACcttcaattttataattcaatgGCCTGTTAGAGCAAATGGCATCCAATGCATTAGATTTCAACTTTGTCTCCTATAATACCAGACACAATCACACCATCAAAATTTACTTTCATCTTTCTTTGGCCTTTTCCTCAACTTTTTTGACTCATTTGTGTACcttctttttatctcttttgaCTATGGCATCTGTGCATACATCTTTTTTCGATGGCATATGATACCAGAGCAATAATTTGATTACAAATAATTGGAATTTTGTTATTATAGCTACAACTTTATTAATATTACAAACTGAAAACATAGATCTTTCAGTAAATTTAGCAAATTTCACGGTAGGGATTGTACAGAACACAAGATGCCAAGAAACATGGGgcttatttttatactttaggCACATGCTATGTCTTTctctttgttgaattttttttaatatagttttctTCCAAAGATTTGAATCTCTTTTCTAATTTAGCAAGACTTTCAACATGGAGAATCCTATAAtactatataataaaataatatatatacacttttaaatatataattagatatacaaataatatataatcatatgattagataattttaaattaaaaataaatttttttttcattatcttattaatttaagatttttggtttaataatctcttaaaataatatatatgggTTTAGATCTAATATTCTGAAAGCTAAATTTTTGTATGTCATTTAATTTAGATATGATTTCAAATATGGCATTGGTCCAAACTCtaaacaaaaccctaaattgaaatgttcttttaaatatttttgtgcaTCGGTAAGTGCACTCACATTACTAAATATTATCACAATTCCAAATGctatataaaattcaatgaatCGAAGCTGCAAAATGCACCCATTAGACTTATTCTCTTTTGAAGATTGTGCAAGCCATGCCACAACATTATGGCTCTCTCTATGCAACCACCACTAATCACAAAACTTCTAATCAATTTGATCACTCAATTATCACATGCAATACTAGGCACTTGAACTACTAACTTTACATCAATTGAAAGCAAAGAAATGCAATATCAAAACTCCTTATTTTACAGATCACAGTAGCCTACTTTTTAAGCATAGAACATGGATGGTTCAAGCAGAAACTAAATTCATCTCTAGATATTTTTAACAAGGGTGCTAgctatatatatgtttgagtcTTTTGTGACTCACCTCATGTTTCTTTAATTTCCTCTAGAGTTGATTCTGAGAGCTTCTGATTCATCAATTTACATGCAAAATTAATTCTATTCTACATGTATAGAATGATGATTCCAGTAACTAAGGATGTTGCCAAAGAGAAGCAGCCCTTGAAGGGTGCGCTAACTGACGTGTTCACAACCGGAGGACTATCAGGTCCGATAATCGTGTTTGGACTGCTTGAATTTAACACTGATGGTGGAGTAACAGATctgttaaaaacaaataaaggcAACTCAGAtacctttattttttacatCATACTCAGTTACTACTAATTCATGCAAAAGCTTAAGCTAGCAGGTAACTAAGGATCTTAATAAAAACTTTACCCTGGTACTCCTGGCGGTAATGGTGATCCAGTTGTGGTAGCTGGAGGGGCAGTTGCAGTTGGTGTTGTTGCTGGTGTGGTAGTTGGCGTTGTTGATGGTGGTGTTGTTGCTGGTGTTGTAGATGGTGGTGTTGTAGATGGTGTTGTTGATGGAGGTGTTGTTGCTGGCGTTGTAGATGGTGGTGTTGTTGCTGGTGTTGTTGATGGTGGTGTTGTTGTTGGTGGTGTTGTTGCcggtgttgatgatgatgatgatgctgaTGCTGGATAAACGCAATTACCATAACCTAAAACAATTTCACCAgggtaaaaaataaatcatttctaaattgcaacaaaaacaaaaaacgaAAATCAACGAACAACTTATTTTCTTACTTGGATTGGTGCTAACAATAACTGCAGTCCCTCCAAAATCACAACTTGTTGCCACAGGATTCTTCTGATAAAAGTTATTGAATGCAAATGACGCATGGTTTTGAAGAGTATTAGGATTGTAACAACTCCCTCCTTGTTGTATCAATGAACAATCTGCCCCTCCAATACCACAAGCATAGTCCAAAGCTGACTGAAGCTGAGTCTCCGGGGCTCCACTCCTGGCCATACACCAACTTTGCCCTCGAATGGCAGGAGCATTAGTCTGTGCAGGAGGTGTCACAGGACTTGTAACTGGTGTAGAGACAGGCACATTTCCTGCAGGAGCTGGATATGTTGTTACAGGATTTGTAGTAGGCTGAGCTCCAGGCACAGTTACTGGCACCGGAGTCATGGCAGGATTGGTGACTGGCCCGGGAGGATTGTCAGGAGTTGCTGAAGGGATGTTCACAGGAGTGGTGGAGGTAATTGGGAGAGGAGTTAAATCAGGACTCGGCGTCACAGTGACAGGATTAGTAGCAGGGACAGTGACAATTGTTGGTCTAGGGATTTCAGTTTCAAAGATTGCTGTT contains:
- the LOC123221906 gene encoding nuclear envelope-associated protein 2-like, whose product is MSSSLAVRDIDPLLKDLNEKKQNFRKNVVSLAAELKEVRSRLAYQEQSFVKESITRQEAETKAKIMEEEICRLQKTLEEKNGQIEASASNTEKYLKQLDDLQGQLASTQATADASAASAQAAQLQCSALVKELDEKKNSLKEHEDRVTRLGEQLDKLQKDLHVRESSQKQLKEEVLRIEHDIMQAVAKAGANKDCELRKLLDEVSPKNVEKINKLLIVKDEEIAKLRDEIRIMSAHWKLKTKELESQLEKQRRADQELKKRVLKLEFCLQEARAQTRKLQRAGERRDKALKELREQLAAKQQGAPVDLEKQNFWETSGFKMVVSMSMLILVVFSKR
- the LOC123220222 gene encoding cell wall protein RTB1-like; this translates as MKYPFRFIPQQTVMAAKTAPKCFFLFLFSFLILSISSSGTLVGLSYNVKGNSAYLDEVVSLLKLNKASPRVSVDLYLNESLVDSFSHSESSAISWLKTHVETLLPHVKIRSIVLICRYENLSGKDVLARLKTFHLVLGKVDLGRKVKVSVGFSLSLLENLQTSHQRDLQRIFYFVKKIRSFVNIEACMSGESGTGDDFVQSIIKKVSNNLPSNDVPVIFRIKSPVFPSARAAAEFVTKVSKSLENKIELYAEVSSLEDFVQEEPIFLPRRELLNSLKITSHGIFNPSTAIFETEIPRPTIVTVPATNPVTVTPSPDLTPLPITSTTPVNIPSATPDNPPGPVTNPAMTPVPVTVPGAQPTTNPVTTYPAPAGNVPVSTPVTSPVTPPAQTNAPAIRGQSWCMARSGAPETQLQSALDYACGIGGADCSLIQQGGSCYNPNTLQNHASFAFNNFYQKNPVATSCDFGGTAVIVSTNPSYGNCVYPASASSSSSTPATTPPTTTPPSTTPATTPPSTTPATTPPSTTPSTTPPSTTPATTPPSTTPTTTPATTPTATAPPATTTGSPLPPGVPGSVTPPSVLNSSSPNTIIGPDSPPVVNTSVSAPFKGCFSLATSLVTGIIILYM